The window TCctttcaaaaaatgtgtttattttccaCTGGGAACCAGGGCAGTGCTGCTCagtgagaattaaaaaaaggattaagGGTTCTGGCAATAGGAGGTGGACATGTCTGTGTATGTGCGTTGGCTGTCTCGCGTTTGGGCACGGTTACAAGTTGCCGCTATTGATGCCAACCTGCTGGCATGTTGGCACGGTAAGATAAACACTGCGACATAGGCACAAACCTTCCACTGTACTGAGCTGATAACGACCCTCACACCATTCGTTTTGTAAGGTGCTATCTTGACATCcttgaaatgtaaaaagcatgaaaacagCATTTAGAAAGGGAGAAGGTGAAATGTCGCATTAAAGCTCTTTTTGGGTCATGGATCATAGAAGTTGAAATCTGTGTCCGCAGCTCTAAGGATGAAGATTGAAAACAGCCTGCCCTGCTCTCAGCTCCCTGAGGCCCCTCCTCAGACCGGCCTGCATTTTACAGTGGCAACGGAGGAGGACTTTGATGACATCATGGCCATGAGCAAGGATATATATGGCGGCCTGGACTATCTGCCCTCCCGCTATCAAGCCTGGCTGCAAGAGAGCAACCGCACTGTCATTTTGGCTCGCAAGCAAGGCAAAGTGGTAAGAAAGCGGATATGAGGAGCTTATTGCAGTGCATGTTCCATCCTCAgtggtttaaaggaatagtttgccaaaaatgaaaatcattcactcattcaaATGTCATTCAAGTCCATGTGGCTTTCTTTTGGGCAAAACATATAATGAACGTACAggaattataaaatgataaacaattCACCAAAACTGTTACAAATATTACACTTGCTGCTTAAACATCATGCAAAAGTGCAAAGACACCACACTGGCTTATGAACACTGATTACATAAACCAAACTccatgtatataatataataataataataattcggtagcactttattttagggtcttttaagtagttgctcattagcatgcatattactagaatgttagccatttattagtagtaattgggcacatattaatgccttattctacatccctaatactTAAACTTatcaactaccttactaactattaataatttattaagaaatttATTGTGGGAAAAGCCATAGTTCATGATAGATATAAATAGATTATAGATTAtagacaaaatattattataatattatttttttatatatttagaaatattatttatgaggaatatttcaatttatttatgaatttatatttacGTTCACACTAATATTTATGTCTTAATTTCTTTACAGTCAAAGGTGAATCATGAAGGGGTTTTTTTAGCAGAAAACTGCAGAGAAAGATTTCAAATTTATTGATCATTTTGGAACTTTTTCAATCATTTTGGAACTTTTGAGAGTGTTGTGTTCCCAGATGCACATAATAGAGTTCATGTAAAGCAGCATTTGTTGTGGTTCTGAGACATCGAAAATATCACATCATGAATTAACAcaattctatatatattctTCACCCTCAAAACACTCAGAgcaggagattttttttttattacatcacAGCTTTCTGCGATGTACTGAATGCACTAAGCCATATCACGGTTTCAGTCTCATTTTGATTATTGTGCATCCCAAAATGAAGAGCACCGTCTTGTAGATATAACTCACTTTTGATGCAACTACGTTTTCCAGATTGCCCTGGAGTCAGTGTGTGTTATCGATGATGGCGAGACCATGCTGGTGGAAGGGCTTCGTGTTGCCCCACAAGAGAGGGGGAAAGGTGTGGCAGGGGTACTTCTTCGCTTTTGCTCCCAGCTGGTTAAGTCCAAGTACCCCGACGTTAAAGTCAGCAGACTGACCAGAGATGACCAACTTGGGCCAAAAGACTTCCAGAAGTACCGGCTCATCACCAAACAGGTAAGAACCTTTTACAATCACATATTTACGTTTGGTTCagatctgaaataaaaacagctaaagCCACATTGTCTTCATTCTGTTACCTAACTCAAATATGAAGGGAATCCTTCTGGTGCGCTTCCGTGCTGAAGACCTTAAATTACGTCTTGCTGATCTCGGGCCTAATATCACTGTAGCGGGGGAGGGTCTGTCCACCACAAACATCCCGGTCCGTTTGGAGCCAGCAGAGGTGCAACAGCTCTTCCTAAGCGATGTTCTAATGCAGGCTGTCCTTCCCAATGCCACCATCGTTCAAGATTGGCAGCCCTTCAAGCCTCTGCCTAGCAACATGGCCATCCTGCTGAAGAAGGACATTGATTGGATGGTTGACGATTCCAGGCGCCCAACCATGGCCAGCTTGTGCACTTTCCCCTTCCGTGTGCCAATCGGTGACGACTGGTACTACCTCAACATCGATATGTTTGGTAAAGACCTGACGCTGGCCATACAACAGCTGCTGTGCCACCTGAGGTGCCACACTGGCACTCTGAAGGGTTACGTCATGTGTCAGGTGTTCCTGGAGCCTGCGCTGTGGAAGCCCATGGCCGATTTCTTTAGGGAGACCCTTAAAGTGGAGCTGGTGAAGGAGTACACAGAGCAGTGCGTGGTGGAGTCTGACGTCGTTTAGTCGAGGAGCCTCAGAAACACCTTCCCTTACAATTAGGCACCAAACCTACATAAACGAGAGATTGAAATTTAACATCTCCCTCAAATACGGcacctaaaagaaaaaaaaacaaacctaatATATCTACTGTAAAGGGACGAAAAAAAACTTCAGTTCTATTCCGCTTAATGAAAACGCTTTCATaggatttaatttattttaacaacaactaattcaaataaaatgcatgtaaatgaacaAACTAGAATAAATGTAGTAGACGCTTGTTTAggtttagatttaatttatttccataTGCAGTACTGTAAACGGTGGCGCTGATGGGACAGGGACTGGAAAAGAGGGGAGCAGTTTTAGATTCTATAAAATGGGACCCAAATTCTTTCCAGGCCCTTTCATCTGTTGGCATCACTGACAGTGAAAGCATATTTACTCATGCGGagttgaaaagaaaaactgcacAATCTTTAGGGCACTttatgataaaagaaaaaaatgggatCTCATTTTAGTGTCTGTTGCTTTTTCAGAATGTGGCACTGTAGCTGCTAAAGAGTTTAgaggaaaaacaacatttctgggaCAGGCTGCCTTTATGGGGATCTATATGGTCTTCATAGgcagttttaattaatttcaaaacacaaaaaaatgcaaaagtttcAGACTGAACACCTTTCTAACATGCTCCTTGAAAAATTAGTAACTCTTCCTCTAAAGGTACTTTGCAGTGCTTTAAACtctgtattaaattacaaatgtcTGGCTAAAAACCTGCTTATACATTTAGATTACAGTCTCAAGTTTTTGCTTTAAGTACTTGAACCTATTCGCTAAAATGATGTTCTATCAGTACTTGTACCTAACTGTAGAAGTGCAATTTGAATAATACACTGGAATATTGCTAGAAGTACATTCGGTTAGATAtgattaataactaataataaaacaaacatgtacAATGGTTTTAAAGTCATCATTTGATTGACATTTTAGTTCTAAAATCCATTTGGCAGGATCACATCTAAATACAAAAGACAGGAAATATAAGTgtgtaaataaatctatatataaataaatgtttaaattaatgttcTTGTAGttcattaaaagtatttttttttttatttaattgagaCATCACTATGTAGGGATTTTGTTACATCGTATACTTGTCATTCAGAAGAAACATGATCTTAAGGAAATTCGTCCAAATTAGGTGCtccaattacaataaataaataataataaggatCGTCTCTGAAAATCTTACGCTGGCTCTTGTGATTCACCCACGGAATCAGGAAAACAAATGAGGACAATTGGAAACCTGAGCAAAACAAGTGACAACTGCTCATCTCTAGAGTTTTTGAAGTTTGCAATTGATTTTTTAAAGTCGAAGGACAGACACAATTtatcagaggaaaaaaatggacaaaatcATATAGAACACATCATCTGCTTCTATTGACCTGAAGTGAAGAAATTAAAGTGAAGAATTACCAACATGGAAAAAGAAGAACAGAAAAGGCCTTTAGACATCCTCAGAAGCATATTTAGCTCCTTTGCCCCAAACCCAGATTGCAGCGTGCTTTTCCATGAAGCACTGTGGCAGAAGGACATTcaaattcagttcatttatagcttaatatatacatatgatataatatataatatacagtaatatagcTTATGGTTTAAGCCCTCACAGAGTCAACCAACGATttgttagaaatgcattttaatgcaaattggCATCCACTAAACTAAagccaattttttttactaattatgTGTCTGGTTTGACTTCATTTGGTGGACTTATTTTGTGCCCTTGTGTGAACTCTCAACATCCACTGAAGAAAAGGAGGCCTTCTCTCCTCCTTCATTTGGACAGCTGCATGTGGGACTTGTATTGCGGTCAGTATTTATAAATGGCATACAGGCAGTCTTTTTTGGATTCTGAAAGTCAAGGCATTTTACAGATTATTAACTGTAATTCCAATGACAGTTTGTTGCATTTGTATAggtgtacatatatataaatttatatgtttgtttggaAGGGGTGTGATTTGAAAAGGGAATCTTTGTTCAAGTTCTTTTACGACTGAAATCTCGAAATCCTTCATGTCTGCTACATGCTTTCAGAGGATAATCTTGAAGCACAAGAAACAGCAATGCTTCAGTTCCCATGAAAATGCCATTTTCTCAATTTACAAATGCATCTACAATTGAGTCAAGagatgatatttttaatttgccttTAAAGCACTCGTCAAAATGCGACATGATGGATTAGAGACCCACAATGTGTTTTGGTATGTGTTTTCTGTTGTACATAGCGCAGTGCATTTAGATTTAAGTGTTATGTATTATATCGGTTTACTTACAAGGTGGAAGGTTCCCTATAGGTACACTAGCCTCTATATTTAACTCTTACATTCTTTCGTGTGACATTTAATAATCCGGTAATCATTTAAGaacttttctcttttatttattgtttttatctttcAGCTCCACCTTTTAGCACTTTGGATATCTAATTGCCTTTCTGAGTATTTGTGAATTGTGCAGGAGGTTGTAACTCTATATTTTACACAGGTCCTAGTGCCAGGTCCACCAGACTATAAAAGGTTAGAGGCATGTGACCACCTGATGGTGGAGAGTTGTAAAGGATACGTTGCCCCTTGTTTCGCTGGCGCACGAGGAGTGAACTTTAAACCCATTTCTTTCAATTATGAAGTGgcttttcactttctttttctggaATGGAAAAATAAGACAGGTTGCAGAGGGAGATGAGAGATGAAGCCGGGGCTACACTAGGAATAGGTGGCGAGGAGAGGACATGTGTTCCAGATCGTGTTACCGTTTTAAATAtgagtaaatgtacattttatattgtaaagaCGACAGCAGTTAGACTTGGAATTATTTGGAGATGTGTATTTGTGACAAAAAAGGGAAATTGTCTTAAGCAAGAGAGGCCTTGTATTGGTAATAAGCGCCAACCGACTATTTAGGAGGACAAACGTAGATAGATAATCCAACCCAGAGCAGGATATCTGTATTATCGGACTCAGCGCTAAAGTAATACCTCAAGTGCTAAGTCATAAGAAAGCAAATATTATACTCAGACACTTGTTATCCTGTGTGACTGTGGGCCAGTTAATGTTTCAGGGCTCGTCTCTGAGTAAGTGAAACTGGATCTGGAGAGTGTCATCTTGCGTAGAACAAGGGTTCACCCCAGACTCCCTTTACCTTCCACCTGATCCCTGTCGGCTTGACACATGGAAAGAGTGAGCAGGAGAGGTTAAAATAAGAAGGCTGGGTTCCAGCCTTGTCATACGAATACACTGTCCTTTGCCACGCTGCTCTGTACCTACGCCtggtttttatgttatttcatgGTGGCATCTTTGGTTTTTCATTTTCCTGACTGCTTTGTAATGTTTATGAAGGGCTTTATGTGTATTAGAACCAGCTgtgtattgtatgttttgtgAACGAGGGGAAAACCACCAGGgagatttgttttctttattccAAGTCACTATTcgaacgtaaaaaaaaaaaaaaaaaacttaactgaAAGCCTTGTTCAGGCGATATCAGTTAAATTGCTGATTTGCACTATCAGAGCTTCAACTCTGCTTCTCCCTATGTTGTTTTccataggaaaaaaaacatatattgtgTCTATACACAGATGCTTCTGAAATGGCTAAATCACACAGGTATTTTCACCTGTGGTGCACCAAGCTATTTTGTTACATTCAATCTACAAATCTAATGCAGTATTTGGAGGTAAAATGCAACTAGATCCCAGTGCAAATTGTGTTTTATCTCATGCCATGTCAGAATCATCCAACTCCGATTGGATTAACCATTCATCTAGCTGTTCTGATGTGCTGCACTTTATACTGTAGATATGTAGATATTCCAAAGCACAGGGGGGATCTTCATAAAACATTAGTGTGGGTTGCTGTGACAGTCATGGTCATTCAGTGGATCacgctatatatttttttgtaatctgaATAGGAGCAAGACCCTGCCTACGTAACGTTTTTAAATTCAAGGATATTTTTATTGGTGTGTTCCTGACTTTATAGACGTTAATAAAGCTCCTACTTAATGACCATTGTCTGAAAAAACCACACTGTACCTGTCTGAAACCGCTGATGGACATATATACCACTATCAGCAAAGCAGGGACCATGATTTCTACAGACCTCAAGAAGGTGGTGGTTTGAATGTCCATGTCATCCATTCTCTTGATGCAGCAGTGGCTGTTGAGTTTGTTTTCACTCGAGTCTTCCCATTAGCCCTAGATACAAACTGGGTgtcatgttttgtgtgtttgtgcagaatatttgaaaatctcCTATGATGGGAAACTAATACTTGTGatgattgaaaaaaacaaaaaaaaaaaaactcatggCCAACTGTCAATCAAGAGGGTGAATACAGTTTCAATgctataaaagcattttgattatatgaaaaaattgttttccgatttttt is drawn from Puntigrus tetrazona isolate hp1 chromosome 7, ASM1883169v1, whole genome shotgun sequence and contains these coding sequences:
- the nat16 gene encoding histidine N-acetyltransferase, which produces MKIENSLPCSQLPEAPPQTGLHFTVATEEDFDDIMAMSKDIYGGLDYLPSRYQAWLQESNRTVILARKQGKVIALESVCVIDDGETMLVEGLRVAPQERGKGVAGVLLRFCSQLVKSKYPDVKVSRLTRDDQLGPKDFQKYRLITKQGILLVRFRAEDLKLRLADLGPNITVAGEGLSTTNIPVRLEPAEVQQLFLSDVLMQAVLPNATIVQDWQPFKPLPSNMAILLKKDIDWMVDDSRRPTMASLCTFPFRVPIGDDWYYLNIDMFGKDLTLAIQQLLCHLRCHTGTLKGYVMCQVFLEPALWKPMADFFRETLKVELVKEYTEQCVVESDVV